In Colwellia sp. M166, a genomic segment contains:
- a CDS encoding sigma-54 dependent transcriptional regulator, whose translation METEKVGVVFVIDDEEHIRSAIEQTFELRNFEVQSFSQAHQLLNQLSDTWPGVVISDINMPKMNGHQLMAEVKNIDSDIPTILLTGFGDISMAVSAMRNGAYDFIEKPFNNDDLVDTVKRALDKRALVLENRQLKIEIETHCSPGPRILGNAPNIVQMRNMLNQVMDAPADILIDGETGTGKELVARYLHDHSIRKDSNFVALNCGAIPENIIESELFGAEKGAYTGADKKRIGKFEYANGGTLFLDEIESTPMALQVKLLRVLEERKVVRLGANEGIELDVRVIAATKVDLLELCEQGLFRQDLYYRLNLVKVDIPPLRERIEDVPLLFLHFARIASARYKKELIPLSQTHKTQLLSYGWPGNVRELRNLAERYILLGEAAAFNLNQNTCANSMHSDMGLTQRVEFFEKFLIEEALASNEGCIKDTMEALNLARKTLYDKMKKYELERTSYQ comes from the coding sequence ATGGAAACAGAAAAAGTGGGGGTCGTATTTGTTATTGATGACGAAGAGCATATACGTAGCGCCATTGAACAAACATTCGAATTACGCAACTTTGAAGTACAAAGCTTTTCACAAGCGCATCAATTACTAAATCAACTCAGTGATACTTGGCCGGGTGTTGTGATCAGCGATATTAATATGCCTAAAATGAATGGCCACCAGTTAATGGCTGAGGTGAAAAATATTGACTCAGACATTCCAACTATTCTCCTGACCGGCTTTGGTGATATTTCAATGGCAGTAAGCGCCATGCGCAATGGGGCTTATGACTTTATTGAAAAGCCCTTTAACAATGACGACTTAGTCGATACGGTGAAAAGAGCATTAGATAAGCGCGCTTTAGTGCTTGAAAATCGACAACTAAAAATAGAAATAGAAACACACTGCTCACCCGGACCAAGAATTTTAGGCAATGCGCCCAACATTGTACAAATGCGTAATATGCTTAATCAAGTAATGGATGCACCGGCAGATATCCTCATTGATGGCGAAACAGGGACCGGAAAAGAGTTAGTTGCTCGCTATTTACACGACCATAGCATTCGCAAAGACAGTAATTTTGTTGCGCTTAATTGTGGCGCAATTCCTGAAAATATTATCGAAAGTGAACTATTTGGCGCCGAGAAGGGCGCTTACACCGGCGCCGATAAAAAACGTATTGGTAAATTTGAATACGCTAATGGTGGCACTTTATTTCTTGATGAAATAGAAAGTACACCTATGGCCTTACAGGTGAAGCTGTTAAGGGTATTAGAAGAGCGAAAAGTGGTGCGTTTAGGCGCTAATGAAGGCATCGAACTTGATGTTAGAGTGATAGCGGCAACCAAAGTTGATTTATTAGAGCTGTGCGAGCAAGGTTTATTTCGTCAAGATTTATATTACCGTTTGAACTTAGTGAAAGTGGATATTCCTCCCTTGCGAGAGCGCATTGAAGATGTACCTTTGCTGTTTTTGCACTTTGCCAGAATAGCTTCAGCACGTTATAAAAAAGAACTTATTCCATTATCACAAACACATAAAACACAACTATTAAGTTATGGTTGGCCGGGTAATGTCAGGGAGTTACGTAACTTAGCCGAACGTTATATTTTGCTGGGTGAAGCGGCAGCATTTAACCTAAACCAAAATACGTGCGCAAACTCAATGCACAGCGATATGGGACTGACCCAGCGAGTTGAATTTTTTGAGAAATTTCTTATTGAAGAAGCGCTGGCAAGCAATGAAGGCTGTATTAAAGACACCATGGAAGCGCTAAATTTAGCCAGAAAAACCCTTTACGATAAAATGAAAAAATACGAACTTGAACGCACAAGCTATCAATAA
- a CDS encoding class I SAM-dependent methyltransferase, producing the protein MTPQFYNENAKDLARQYLSKSFEEVHQSWSQFLPAIFKNSNARILDLGAGAGRDAKYFAELAEKTHKTANNIQVFAVEPATELAELGAKVTKDLKVKWLNDALPSLSVITKQEVSFDLILLSAVWMHISQSARARSIRKLANLLKPGGKIVISLRHGQTDDDFKQRKMHIVCADELKRLATDVGLFTKLATAKETDKLGRNHVSWQTLVLQMPDDGTGAFPFIRHVAINDGKAATHKLALLRVLLRIADGHPGAVLRRESSPFGDRVILPAGLVALYWCHQYKDLIDSHQLFQSPSKSPNMGFMKADGWHKLTHRSASDYRIGNLFTGEDAIALHKTISAAVSNIKTMPCRYITFPNQEAGSGAKVFDIASKTVKAKASIFLDLQTLEQWGEFSLPESTWLAFNRYACWIEPVLVSEWVKTMASYSGNAQYATSEKQFHLYQALNWLEPKRTTTEVRNRFEQLKQQLPKSEQIQCVWSAKSLQQKYDIDHSMPFARWPNNDLWNLLPTDSQINNQKSDRLPTEHKLKASKERIQHWWQTAWLNDSNNLSVSTQSNEVNEVPVGYKISTRSFMPSTALEQTTASLPIQSKRFFAEANIALPGLSSNNESIDDLFEALVMQRGRLKEMQQLREW; encoded by the coding sequence GTGACCCCTCAGTTTTATAATGAGAACGCCAAAGACCTTGCTAGACAATACCTTTCAAAATCATTTGAAGAGGTTCACCAAAGTTGGTCGCAGTTTTTACCTGCCATTTTTAAAAATTCCAATGCACGTATCTTAGACTTAGGCGCTGGTGCTGGCCGAGATGCTAAGTATTTTGCTGAGCTTGCTGAAAAAACACATAAAACCGCTAACAATATTCAAGTTTTTGCGGTTGAACCTGCCACTGAACTTGCCGAATTAGGCGCTAAAGTCACCAAAGACTTAAAAGTAAAATGGCTCAACGATGCGTTGCCATCATTAAGCGTTATTACTAAACAAGAAGTTAGCTTTGACTTAATCTTGTTAAGTGCGGTGTGGATGCATATTTCGCAAAGTGCTCGTGCTCGTTCAATTCGTAAACTTGCCAATTTATTAAAACCCGGCGGTAAAATAGTTATATCACTTCGCCACGGCCAGACCGACGACGACTTTAAACAGCGTAAAATGCATATCGTCTGTGCTGATGAGTTAAAACGTCTAGCGACTGATGTTGGCCTATTTACCAAGTTAGCAACAGCAAAAGAAACCGATAAACTCGGCAGAAACCACGTTTCTTGGCAAACCCTTGTGCTGCAAATGCCAGACGATGGCACAGGTGCATTCCCATTCATTCGCCATGTCGCGATTAATGATGGCAAGGCTGCAACTCATAAACTGGCGTTGTTAAGAGTATTACTGCGCATTGCCGATGGCCACCCCGGTGCAGTTTTGCGAAGAGAATCATCGCCATTTGGCGATCGCGTTATTTTACCTGCGGGTTTAGTCGCGCTTTATTGGTGTCATCAGTACAAAGACTTAATAGATAGCCATCAGTTATTTCAATCACCGAGTAAAAGCCCAAACATGGGTTTTATGAAAGCTGATGGCTGGCACAAATTAACCCATCGTAGTGCCTCAGATTATCGCATCGGTAATTTATTCACCGGTGAAGATGCCATTGCACTGCATAAAACCATTTCAGCAGCAGTCAGTAATATTAAAACCATGCCTTGTCGTTATATTACCTTTCCTAATCAAGAGGCTGGTAGCGGTGCAAAGGTATTTGATATTGCTAGTAAAACCGTTAAAGCCAAAGCCAGTATCTTTCTTGATTTGCAAACCCTTGAGCAATGGGGTGAGTTCTCATTACCTGAATCAACATGGCTAGCGTTTAATCGTTACGCCTGTTGGATTGAACCAGTTCTTGTGAGTGAGTGGGTTAAAACCATGGCGAGCTATTCGGGTAATGCTCAATATGCAACGTCTGAAAAGCAGTTTCATTTATACCAAGCACTGAATTGGTTAGAGCCTAAACGCACAACCACCGAAGTACGAAATCGTTTTGAACAGCTTAAACAGCAACTACCGAAAAGTGAGCAAATTCAGTGTGTGTGGTCAGCAAAATCGTTACAACAAAAATACGATATTGATCACAGCATGCCATTTGCCCGTTGGCCCAATAACGATTTATGGAATTTACTGCCAACCGATAGCCAAATTAACAATCAAAAAAGCGATCGCTTGCCGACAGAGCATAAATTAAAAGCCTCGAAAGAAAGAATTCAGCATTGGTGGCAAACAGCTTGGCTGAATGACAGTAATAACTTGTCTGTTTCAACGCAAAGTAATGAAGTGAATGAAGTGCCAGTGGGCTATAAAATAAGCACTAGATCTTTTATGCCTTCAACAGCACTAGAACAAACAACAGCAAGTCTGCCCATACAAAGTAAACGCTTTTTTGCTGAAGCAAATATCGCCTTACCGGGCTTAAGTTCTAACAACGAATCAATAGATGATTTGTTTGAGGCGCTGGTGATGCAGCGAGGCCGATTGAAAGAAATGCAGCAGTTGAGAGAGTGGTGA